One stretch of Chryseobacterium indologenes DNA includes these proteins:
- a CDS encoding aldo/keto reductase has product MQKKTYTGQPVVTLNNGVDIPALGFGVWQMDDLKECENAVIKAIQTGYRMIDTAAIYQNETAVGAAVKNSGVDREALFITSKVWVQDHGYKKAKSAFQRTLDRLQMDYLDMYLIHWPYGDFLGTWKALEELYQEGKIKAIGVCNFTIEKLEELKADSTILPVINQIELHPVFQQKELQVYDRDNNIVTEPWSPLGNGNAGLLSNHDLKSIAGKYGKTVAQVILRWHLQEGFVVIPKSVTPSRIEENFNVFDFELTEEEMNVVRSLDTGKRLFFDPKDPEWEQKMLKSVADI; this is encoded by the coding sequence ATGCAAAAGAAAACTTACACAGGACAACCTGTAGTAACTTTAAATAACGGTGTTGATATTCCTGCTTTAGGCTTTGGAGTATGGCAAATGGATGACCTCAAAGAATGTGAAAATGCTGTCATCAAAGCAATCCAGACAGGATATAGAATGATTGATACGGCTGCTATTTACCAAAATGAAACTGCCGTAGGCGCTGCAGTAAAAAACAGTGGAGTAGATAGAGAGGCATTATTTATAACTTCTAAAGTCTGGGTTCAGGATCATGGGTATAAAAAAGCAAAGAGTGCCTTTCAGAGGACATTAGACAGATTGCAGATGGATTACCTGGATATGTATCTTATTCACTGGCCTTATGGAGATTTTCTGGGAACATGGAAGGCTTTGGAGGAGCTGTATCAGGAAGGAAAAATAAAGGCAATCGGAGTTTGTAATTTTACGATCGAAAAGCTTGAAGAATTAAAAGCGGACTCAACGATTCTTCCGGTTATCAATCAGATTGAGTTACATCCGGTTTTTCAGCAAAAAGAACTACAGGTGTATGATAGAGACAATAATATTGTAACAGAGCCCTGGAGTCCGCTTGGAAATGGAAATGCCGGCCTTTTAAGTAATCATGATCTGAAATCAATTGCCGGGAAGTATGGGAAAACGGTAGCTCAGGTAATCCTGAGATGGCATTTACAGGAAGGTTTTGTAGTAATTCCAAAATCTGTAACCCCATCAAGGATTGAAGAAAACTTTAATGTATTTGATTTTGAGCTGACGGAAGAAGAAATGAATGTTGTCCGTTCTTTAGATACAGGAAAAAGATTATTTTTTGATCCGAAAGACCCTGAATGGGAACAGAAAATGTTGAAATCTGTAGCAGATATTTAA
- a CDS encoding NAD(P)H-dependent flavin oxidoreductase, with the protein MFWPDTISKKLGVKYPIIQAPMFGVSTIQMVAAAARADCLGSLALADLSADESVELIRETKKLTDRPFAANIFVHHIPEITDALRLKFIKTKQFLEQLAKDNGIEVILPDLEELMVRSYPDLVQAIIEENCKILSFTFGNLDDQSIQKLKENGVTLIGTCTAVNEALILEKSGIDMICVQGTEAGGHRGTFDPEHVSQIGGLSLLSQVYDQVKVPLIYAGGIYNGKTLQAVRDLGAQGFQVGNLLLASKESALQPFEKERLKMVREDEIILTRSFSGRYARGIRNKYIEIVENSEYILPYPYQNKLTNALRKAAKSKQNAEFVGIWAGQSIHPYSELSTEEILKNLIKKCER; encoded by the coding sequence ATGTTTTGGCCGGACACAATCAGTAAAAAATTAGGGGTTAAATATCCTATTATTCAGGCTCCGATGTTTGGAGTGAGTACCATACAGATGGTTGCTGCTGCTGCGCGTGCAGATTGTTTAGGATCATTGGCATTAGCTGATCTTTCAGCCGATGAATCTGTTGAATTGATAAGAGAGACAAAGAAATTAACGGATAGGCCTTTTGCAGCTAATATTTTTGTGCATCATATCCCTGAAATAACTGATGCTTTAAGATTGAAATTTATTAAAACCAAACAGTTTTTAGAACAGTTGGCAAAAGACAATGGCATTGAGGTAATTCTTCCTGACCTGGAAGAATTAATGGTGAGATCTTATCCTGACCTGGTACAGGCGATTATAGAAGAAAACTGTAAAATCTTAAGTTTTACCTTCGGAAATCTGGACGATCAGAGTATTCAGAAGCTAAAGGAAAATGGTGTAACGCTGATTGGTACCTGTACTGCTGTAAATGAAGCGTTAATTTTAGAAAAATCAGGAATTGATATGATTTGTGTGCAAGGAACAGAAGCGGGTGGCCATAGAGGAACTTTTGATCCTGAACATGTTTCGCAGATTGGTGGATTATCTTTGTTGTCTCAGGTTTATGACCAGGTGAAAGTTCCATTAATTTATGCGGGAGGAATTTACAATGGAAAAACTTTACAAGCAGTAAGGGATTTGGGAGCACAGGGATTTCAGGTAGGAAACCTTTTATTAGCCTCCAAAGAAAGTGCTTTACAGCCTTTTGAGAAAGAAAGACTCAAAATGGTGAGAGAAGATGAGATTATATTAACAAGAAGCTTTTCAGGTAGATATGCCAGAGGAATTAGAAACAAATATATTGAGATTGTTGAAAATTCGGAATATATTTTACCTTATCCCTATCAGAATAAACTGACAAATGCTTTACGTAAAGCTGCAAAATCGAAACAGAATGCAGAATTTGTGGGTATTTGGGCTGGACAATCTATTCATCCTTATAGTGAACTTTCTACAGAAGAAATTTTAAAAAATCTGATTAAAAAATGCGAAAGATAG
- a CDS encoding UDP-N-acetylmuramate--L-alanine ligase: MKTHFIAIGGSAMHNLAIALKDKGYKVTGSDDAIFEPSKSRLEKKGILPQEMGWFPEKITSDIDAVILGMHAHQDNPELAKAKELGLKIYSYPEFLYEQSKNKTRVVIAGSHGKTTITSMILHVLNFHQKDVDFMVGAQLEGFDCMVKLTQDNDFMVLEGDEYLSSPIDLRSKFLLYQPNIALMSGIAWDHINVFKTFDDYIEQFRKFVASITPGGVLVYNEEDQEVVKVVENAENYFRKIPYKTPEYEINNGKVYLKTEMGDVPLSVFGAHNLLNMEGARHICQQLGIMDEDFYEAIMSFKGASKRLEKVEREDKGTLYKDFAHAPSKVKAAVKAFKEQFKNEKKYGFLELHTYSSLNPAFLEQYDHAMDGLDEAIVFYSEDALKIKRMEPISPEFIKEKFKNENLRVFTNADDLHAYWNTLDKTDGVYLMMSSGNFGGLDLTK, encoded by the coding sequence TTGAAAACCCACTTCATTGCTATTGGCGGAAGCGCCATGCACAATCTTGCTATTGCATTAAAAGATAAAGGATATAAGGTTACCGGTTCAGATGATGCTATTTTTGAACCGTCAAAATCCAGATTGGAGAAAAAGGGAATATTACCTCAGGAAATGGGTTGGTTTCCGGAAAAAATCACTTCGGATATTGATGCTGTGATCCTTGGGATGCATGCTCACCAAGACAATCCTGAGCTGGCTAAGGCAAAAGAATTAGGGTTAAAAATATATTCTTACCCGGAATTTTTATACGAACAATCTAAGAATAAAACCAGAGTGGTTATTGCCGGATCGCACGGAAAAACAACCATTACTTCCATGATTCTTCATGTACTGAATTTCCATCAGAAAGATGTAGATTTTATGGTAGGTGCCCAACTGGAAGGCTTCGACTGTATGGTAAAGCTAACACAGGATAATGACTTCATGGTACTGGAAGGAGATGAATACCTTTCCTCTCCTATCGATCTGCGTTCCAAATTTTTATTATACCAACCGAATATCGCTTTAATGAGTGGTATTGCATGGGACCACATCAATGTTTTCAAGACCTTTGATGATTATATAGAGCAATTCAGAAAGTTTGTAGCAAGCATTACCCCCGGTGGTGTTCTGGTATACAATGAAGAAGACCAGGAAGTCGTAAAGGTAGTGGAAAATGCCGAAAATTATTTCAGAAAGATTCCTTACAAAACTCCTGAATACGAGATCAACAACGGGAAAGTATACTTAAAAACTGAAATGGGAGATGTTCCTCTTTCTGTTTTTGGAGCCCATAACCTTTTGAACATGGAAGGGGCAAGACATATCTGCCAGCAATTGGGAATCATGGATGAAGATTTCTATGAAGCCATCATGAGCTTTAAAGGAGCTTCCAAACGTCTTGAAAAAGTAGAAAGAGAAGATAAAGGAACTTTATATAAAGATTTCGCCCACGCTCCCAGTAAAGTAAAAGCTGCTGTAAAAGCATTCAAAGAGCAGTTTAAGAATGAAAAAAAATATGGATTCCTTGAACTCCACACCTATTCCAGCCTGAACCCTGCCTTTTTAGAGCAATATGACCATGCTATGGACGGATTGGATGAAGCTATTGTTTTCTATTCTGAAGATGCTTTAAAGATCAAAAGAATGGAACCTATTTCTCCGGAATTCATTAAAGAAAAATTTAAAAATGAAAATCTAAGGGTTTTCACCAACGCTGACGATCTACACGCTTACTGGAATACACTGGATAAAACAGATGGAGTTTATCTGATGATGAGTTCAGGAAACTTTGGCGGACTTGATTTAACAAAATAA
- a CDS encoding lysophospholipid acyltransferase family protein: MAKKNIFTDAFGTPYFLKRFIIFILGVVSYRRFNGFNKLKITGTEHLVDLPDSNVLFVSNHQTYFADVAAMYHAFCAVNNGYLNTIKNPIYLLNPKIDFYYVAAEETMNKGILPKIFKIAGAVTVKRTWRAEGKNVNRMVDMSEVDNIMKALDNGWVATFPQGTTSAFAQGRRGTAKLVKNQRPIVIPIKINGFRRAFDKKGLRVKVTGVKPTMEFKAPLDIDYDNEKAPEILLKIMTAIEQTEDFNVLHNYDEELKAKKLEQKDSNN; this comes from the coding sequence ATGGCGAAGAAAAATATTTTCACCGATGCATTCGGAACACCTTATTTTTTAAAAAGGTTTATTATTTTTATTTTGGGAGTTGTATCCTACAGGAGGTTCAACGGCTTTAATAAGTTAAAAATAACCGGAACAGAGCATCTTGTGGATCTTCCGGATTCCAATGTATTATTTGTATCTAACCACCAGACTTATTTTGCTGATGTAGCTGCAATGTATCACGCTTTCTGTGCCGTTAATAATGGGTATTTAAATACGATTAAGAATCCGATCTATCTGTTAAATCCAAAGATTGATTTTTATTATGTAGCGGCAGAAGAAACCATGAATAAAGGTATTCTTCCTAAAATATTTAAAATTGCAGGTGCTGTAACCGTAAAAAGAACTTGGAGAGCAGAAGGAAAAAATGTCAACAGAATGGTAGACATGAGTGAGGTAGACAATATTATGAAAGCACTGGACAACGGCTGGGTAGCCACCTTTCCTCAGGGAACAACATCTGCCTTTGCCCAAGGCCGGAGAGGGACTGCTAAATTGGTAAAAAACCAGCGTCCTATTGTAATCCCAATCAAGATCAACGGGTTTAGAAGGGCATTTGATAAAAAAGGACTTCGTGTAAAGGTTACCGGTGTAAAACCTACCATGGAATTCAAAGCTCCTCTGGATATCGATTATGATAATGAAAAAGCACCGGAAATCCTATTGAAGATTATGACTGCCATTGAGCAGACTGAAGACTTCAATGTATTACACAATTATGATGAAGAACTTAAAGCTAAAAAATTAGAACAAAAGGACTCAAATAATTAA
- a CDS encoding NUDIX hydrolase, with protein MENFGKDLLRKIKSVELPGEPAHGIFSPPYRPVFTYDEVLAKNPKFAAVNIVLYLKDNEWYFPLIQRTINEHDRHSGQISLPGGKREEMDQDFAETAIRETSEEIGIDKHYVRIIREMSPIYIPPSNFYVYPYISYTKKNPLFVLQQSEAVETIEFPITSFLNLSDTPEIMALPSAGGSEVPVINFNGYIIWGATAMILSEFSQLLKKM; from the coding sequence ATGGAAAATTTTGGAAAAGATTTATTAAGGAAAATAAAAAGTGTAGAACTTCCCGGCGAACCAGCCCATGGAATATTCTCACCTCCCTACCGTCCCGTTTTTACATACGATGAAGTATTGGCAAAAAACCCTAAGTTTGCCGCCGTAAATATTGTATTGTATCTGAAAGATAACGAGTGGTATTTTCCGCTAATCCAAAGAACCATTAATGAACATGACAGACACAGCGGGCAGATCTCATTACCTGGGGGAAAGCGGGAAGAAATGGATCAGGATTTTGCTGAGACTGCCATTCGTGAAACCTCTGAAGAAATTGGAATAGATAAGCATTATGTGAGAATCATCAGGGAAATGTCTCCCATCTATATTCCACCCAGTAATTTTTATGTATATCCTTATATTTCGTATACTAAAAAGAATCCGCTCTTCGTTCTTCAGCAGTCTGAAGCGGTAGAGACCATAGAATTTCCTATCACTTCTTTTTTAAACCTGTCAGATACCCCTGAAATCATGGCACTTCCAAGTGCCGGCGGAAGTGAAGTTCCTGTCATCAATTTCAACGGATATATTATCTGGGGTGCTACAGCAATGATATTAAGTGAATTCAGCCAGTTGCTGAAAAAAATGTAA
- the csgH gene encoding curli-like amyloid fiber formation chaperone CsgH, which yields MMKSLHILSLNTFFVFLFIMVYGQEDKKVTARIESSTLENQIKIKAVVVNNTAVYKELNYLLISIKKGAGGNLSNNQQRGKFSVNPNEVKVLSEINVNLESKDALKAFLYIRDEESKALVAKDSLELNSDLFKKKTAKIEDDAVYELKGLTIDETKTKVGKDFYDMFYIQYSQLPDKSSSAITISELPLRGTSGQINIQIDDKIIYSFMTNPAEDYLKEQLTFSLKYIKEFTAKKNLIKNEFIY from the coding sequence ATGATGAAATCCTTACATATCCTGAGTTTGAATACTTTTTTTGTCTTCCTGTTTATAATGGTTTATGGGCAGGAGGATAAAAAAGTAACCGCAAGAATTGAAAGCAGTACATTGGAAAACCAAATTAAAATAAAAGCTGTAGTCGTCAATAATACAGCAGTCTACAAAGAACTGAATTATCTTTTAATATCTATAAAAAAGGGAGCCGGAGGTAACCTCTCCAACAACCAGCAAAGGGGTAAGTTTTCTGTAAATCCTAATGAAGTAAAGGTGCTGTCTGAAATCAACGTCAACCTTGAATCTAAAGATGCCCTGAAAGCTTTTCTTTATATCAGGGATGAAGAATCCAAAGCACTAGTAGCCAAAGATAGTCTCGAACTGAATAGTGATCTTTTTAAAAAGAAAACTGCTAAAATAGAAGATGATGCCGTATATGAACTGAAGGGACTTACTATTGATGAAACAAAAACAAAGGTTGGAAAAGACTTTTACGATATGTTTTATATCCAATACAGCCAGCTTCCGGATAAGAGTAGCAGTGCTATCACGATTTCCGAGCTTCCTCTTCGTGGAACAAGTGGTCAGATTAATATCCAGATAGATGATAAAATCATTTACAGCTTTATGACCAATCCCGCTGAAGATTATTTGAAAGAACAACTCACTTTCAGTTTAAAATATATTAAAGAATTTACAGCCAAGAAAAATCTTATAAAAAATGAATTTATCTATTAA
- a CDS encoding curli production assembly/transport component CsgF, producing the protein MKTFVILLLFVAGIFSGKSQQLVYKPINPAFGGDTFNYQWLLSSANAQNPYDQKNDYSNLLDKMNSLDSFTQSLNRQILSELSRKIFDEQFGDGKIQPGNYLFGSLYLQITNTNQGLLINILDTSTGDQSEVVIPK; encoded by the coding sequence ATGAAAACTTTTGTTATTCTTTTACTTTTTGTTGCGGGTATTTTCTCAGGGAAATCTCAGCAACTCGTTTATAAGCCTATAAATCCAGCATTCGGAGGAGATACTTTTAATTACCAATGGCTTTTAAGCTCAGCGAATGCACAGAATCCGTATGACCAAAAAAATGATTACAGCAATCTGCTTGATAAGATGAATTCCCTCGATAGTTTTACTCAGAGTCTGAATAGACAAATTCTCAGTGAGCTTTCAAGAAAAATCTTTGATGAGCAGTTTGGTGATGGAAAGATACAACCGGGTAATTACCTTTTCGGGTCACTTTACCTACAGATCACCAATACCAATCAGGGACTTTTGATTAATATTTTGGATACCAGCACAGGCGATCAGTCCGAGGTCGTCATTCCAAAATAA
- a CDS encoding CsgG/HfaB family protein, with translation MRTYTYTRIFFCSFLLCAAQACSSIFGLPSDPEKPTMGEVTSSTEELKKLPLPKEKIVIGVYKFRDQTGQYKPSENGSNWSTAVPQGTTTILIKALEDSRWFIPIERENIANLLNERQIIRSTRQEYIKDADKNAQSLPPLLYAGILLEGGVISYDSNILTGGLGARYFGIGASTQYRQDRITIYLRAVSTLNGEILKTVYTSKTILSTSVNGSFFRYIDTERLLEAEVGLTQNEPVQLAVTEAIEKAVKSLVVEGIQDKIWGKAIDSTTNYQALINEYNKEQEHNDGRVVGNRHPDYYRQKVSVFANVEAQKVKDDYVNAKMNIGGKLGFKYFLTPNFNVEVNGNYFTLENENIVKRSYFGPEVNLEYLLFPKYRFSPYLYGGAGALYSKYKPQYKGQFGGGLEYMIDHNFSLRASAQYDLGFKDDWEGLVNGKRKDQALRFALGINFYLGNK, from the coding sequence ATGAGAACTTACACTTACACCAGAATTTTTTTCTGTAGTTTTCTGCTATGTGCCGCACAGGCCTGTAGCTCAATCTTCGGTTTACCCTCAGATCCGGAAAAGCCAACAATGGGAGAGGTAACCTCCTCCACGGAAGAACTTAAGAAATTACCTCTACCCAAAGAAAAAATAGTGATAGGAGTTTACAAATTCAGAGACCAGACCGGTCAATATAAACCTTCGGAAAATGGGAGCAACTGGAGCACTGCTGTACCTCAGGGAACAACTACCATACTTATCAAAGCGCTTGAGGACAGCCGTTGGTTCATTCCTATTGAAAGAGAAAATATAGCTAACCTGCTCAATGAAAGACAAATTATCCGATCTACCCGTCAGGAATATATTAAAGACGCAGATAAAAACGCTCAGTCACTTCCTCCGCTTCTATATGCCGGTATTCTTCTGGAAGGAGGAGTTATTTCTTATGATAGTAATATCCTGACAGGAGGTCTTGGTGCCCGTTACTTTGGTATTGGAGCTTCCACACAATACCGTCAGGACAGAATCACTATTTATCTTCGCGCCGTTTCCACCCTTAATGGGGAAATTCTTAAAACAGTTTATACTTCTAAAACCATTCTTTCAACCAGTGTTAATGGAAGTTTTTTCAGGTATATAGATACAGAAAGGCTTCTGGAAGCTGAAGTAGGATTAACGCAAAACGAACCCGTTCAGTTAGCCGTAACCGAAGCAATTGAAAAAGCTGTTAAATCACTTGTAGTAGAAGGAATTCAGGATAAAATATGGGGAAAAGCAATCGACAGCACCACCAATTATCAGGCATTAATCAATGAATATAATAAAGAACAGGAACATAATGATGGAAGAGTTGTAGGAAACAGACACCCTGATTATTACAGACAAAAAGTCTCCGTTTTTGCCAATGTGGAAGCACAGAAAGTTAAAGATGATTATGTAAATGCTAAAATGAATATTGGTGGAAAGCTGGGGTTCAAATACTTTCTCACTCCTAACTTTAACGTTGAGGTTAATGGAAACTACTTTACCCTTGAGAACGAAAATATAGTGAAAAGAAGTTACTTCGGCCCAGAAGTTAATCTGGAATATCTGCTTTTTCCCAAATATAGATTCAGTCCATACCTGTATGGAGGAGCCGGAGCTTTGTATTCAAAATATAAACCTCAATACAAAGGACAATTCGGAGGCGGGCTTGAATATATGATTGATCATAACTTTTCGCTGAGAGCCTCTGCACAATATGATCTAGGATTTAAAGATGACTGGGAAGGGCTGGTAAATGGGAAAAGAAAAGATCAGGCTCTACGCTTTGCACTGGGAATCAATTTTTACCTTGGAAACAAATAA
- a CDS encoding carboxypeptidase-like regulatory domain-containing protein — MKTLIKILSIFILIFCLFSCNEDLVEQAQTGILKGKVVKRGSNVPLANVKIFTNPTTQTVFSGTDGSFEITAMPIGNYSVKAELSGYITSFQSVNMQNQNQVVTVVFEMDDDTSLNSPPTTPQLLSPVDNAVNQPLSVELTWSATDPDTADVLKYSLTIKNNLDTNMIQVNDLKANHYTLSNLKFGVSYFWQVSVSDGIHQPVLSQTAKFTTNTVPANRYHYVRKLNGNFVIMSSDEQGNSFQFTDASFNSWRPRKNNNAGLIAFLRTEGGSTHIYTANPDGSNPFKVTTVPVAGFNAYEVDFAWSTNGKEIIYSNFNKLYRINKDGSGLTLVYTTPDGSMISECDWSYDGSKIAIKTNDYNGYNTNIYIIDMMGNILKTVLSGSAGASGGLNFSVDGQLLLFTRDLSGYQDGSGNYRQLDSHIFIYNLTNNSVNDISSESEKALGTNDLDPRFSPNNAQVIFMNTSNDNISQRNIMVIDLNSSLTDLSRATLFSNGEMPDYE, encoded by the coding sequence ATGAAAACTTTAATCAAAATACTAAGCATATTCATCCTGATTTTTTGTCTGTTTTCATGTAATGAAGACCTTGTAGAACAAGCACAGACAGGAATTTTAAAAGGAAAAGTAGTAAAAAGAGGCAGTAATGTACCTCTTGCCAATGTGAAAATCTTTACCAATCCTACCACACAAACCGTTTTCAGTGGTACAGACGGGTCTTTTGAAATCACAGCAATGCCGATAGGTAATTATTCTGTAAAAGCAGAACTTTCGGGATATATTACAAGTTTTCAATCCGTGAATATGCAGAATCAAAATCAGGTGGTAACAGTAGTATTTGAAATGGATGACGATACCTCATTGAACTCTCCGCCCACCACACCGCAACTTCTAAGTCCGGTAGATAATGCGGTCAATCAGCCATTAAGTGTTGAGCTGACCTGGAGTGCAACAGATCCTGATACTGCGGATGTTTTAAAATATAGTTTAACAATTAAAAATAATCTTGACACTAATATGATACAGGTTAATGATTTGAAAGCGAATCATTATACACTTTCAAATCTGAAGTTTGGTGTAAGTTACTTCTGGCAGGTGTCTGTTTCGGACGGCATTCACCAGCCAGTTTTAAGTCAGACCGCTAAATTTACTACCAATACAGTTCCTGCCAACCGATATCATTATGTGAGAAAGCTGAATGGTAACTTCGTCATCATGTCAAGTGATGAACAGGGAAATAGTTTTCAGTTTACAGATGCATCATTCAACAGCTGGCGACCACGAAAAAATAATAATGCAGGACTCATTGCATTTCTCAGAACAGAAGGTGGAAGTACCCATATTTATACTGCAAATCCGGATGGTTCCAATCCCTTTAAAGTAACCACTGTTCCTGTAGCCGGCTTTAATGCCTACGAAGTGGATTTTGCCTGGAGTACGAACGGTAAGGAAATTATTTATTCAAACTTCAATAAACTATATCGGATCAATAAAGATGGAAGTGGCCTCACTCTGGTATATACCACTCCGGATGGAAGCATGATTTCGGAATGTGACTGGAGCTATGACGGCAGTAAAATTGCAATAAAAACCAACGATTATAATGGATATAATACTAATATTTATATCATAGATATGATGGGGAATATTCTTAAAACCGTATTGTCCGGATCTGCCGGAGCCAGCGGAGGATTGAATTTCTCTGTAGACGGACAGCTTCTTTTGTTTACCCGCGATTTGTCAGGATATCAGGATGGAAGTGGAAATTATCGTCAATTGGATTCTCATATTTTCATATATAACTTAACGAATAATTCAGTAAACGATATTTCTTCTGAAAGTGAAAAAGCCTTAGGAACTAATGATCTGGACCCAAGATTTTCACCTAATAATGCCCAGGTAATCTTTATGAATACCTCCAATGATAATATCTCACAAAGAAATATAATGGTAATAGACCTGAACAGCAGCTTAACAGATCTTTCACGAGCCACTCTTTTCAGTAATGGTGAAATGCCGGATTATGAGTAG
- a CDS encoding response regulator transcription factor — protein MMKPKLTIFDEPMLYTEGLSKLLMQSKIFNTIDICNSLETLSEKLKDDPPEMLVMSSNILMLTEICKSVESIMATHHHIKIIIIGSYYDVIDIRKLFNKGIKSYLDKHCKYDEFLKAINALLLNEIYICDHAKERMLNFISNEQEKRNFHIRDPLTRREMEILKLICDGLSSKDISEKLFISINTVETHRKKILLKLNVKNTAGVVKYAIENHIVD, from the coding sequence ATGATGAAACCAAAATTAACCATTTTTGATGAACCTATGTTGTACACAGAGGGGCTATCAAAATTACTAATGCAGAGCAAAATCTTCAATACAATAGATATCTGTAATTCTTTAGAAACACTCTCCGAAAAACTTAAAGACGATCCCCCTGAAATGCTTGTCATGAGCTCCAATATCCTTATGCTTACTGAAATATGCAAATCTGTGGAAAGCATCATGGCAACCCATCATCATATTAAAATTATTATCATTGGGAGCTATTATGATGTAATAGATATCAGAAAACTTTTCAATAAAGGCATTAAAAGTTATTTGGACAAACACTGCAAATATGATGAGTTTTTAAAAGCTATAAATGCTTTGTTGCTGAACGAAATTTATATTTGTGATCATGCTAAGGAAAGAATGCTGAATTTTATCAGTAATGAACAGGAAAAGCGAAATTTCCACATCAGAGATCCGCTTACCCGTCGTGAAATGGAGATTCTTAAATTGATTTGCGACGGTCTCAGCAGCAAAGACATCTCTGAAAAACTCTTTATAAGTATCAATACGGTAGAAACACATCGAAAAAAAATTCTTCTGAAACTCAACGTAAAAAACACTGCGGGAGTCGTAAAATATGCTATTGAAAACCATATTGTGGACTGA
- a CDS encoding OsmC family protein, which produces MKKHHYTTTIQWTGNKGSGTSGYRDYERSHLISVENKIDIEGSSDPAFRGDQTKHNPEEMFLSSISSCHMLWYLHFCSEAGIVVIDYIDKATGIMEEASNGSGHFTEVTLHPTVMVSEKYMVEKAKELHHKANEFCFIANSVNFAVKHIPTMLVK; this is translated from the coding sequence ATGAAAAAACACCACTACACAACTACAATTCAATGGACAGGCAACAAGGGAAGCGGGACCAGCGGCTACAGGGACTACGAAAGAAGCCATCTTATTTCCGTAGAAAATAAAATCGATATTGAAGGTTCCTCCGATCCTGCATTCCGTGGAGATCAAACAAAACATAATCCTGAGGAGATGTTTCTGTCTTCAATTTCTTCTTGCCACATGCTTTGGTATCTCCATTTTTGCTCTGAAGCAGGAATTGTTGTTATTGATTATATAGATAAAGCTACTGGAATTATGGAAGAAGCCTCCAATGGTAGTGGCCACTTCACAGAAGTAACCCTTCATCCTACCGTTATGGTTTCTGAGAAATATATGGTAGAGAAAGCCAAAGAACTTCATCATAAGGCCAATGAATTTTGTTTTATTGCTAACTCAGTCAATTTTGCTGTAAAACATATCCCTACGATGTTAGTTAAATAA